DNA from Limisphaera ngatamarikiensis:
GTGATGGAGGACAACCTTATGAAGCCAACATCGAAGCATAGCCAAGCACTCAACGGTAAAACCTCAATGAAAATGAGAACCACGCCCGCCGGCCCTGCCCCGTTGGCCGGGATGGCCCGACTGCTGGTGCCGGGATGCCTGGGCCTGCTGCTGCCACTCACCGCGGCAGGGCAGGCGGCCCCGGGCAAGTCCTCCACCCTGATCAACGGATGGTTGCAGCAGCAATCAACCCTTTGGAAAGACTGGGACATTGGCGGAGAAGCCCGGGCCCGCGTAGAAACTTATGAAAACGCATCCCCGGCGTCACCCGCCGCCGACTTCCAGGCTTCCGGGGTGGATAATGATGACACCTTCATCCTGACCCGGGAAAAGTTCCACGTGGGCTATCAACATTCCTGGTTCCGGTTCTACACGGAGGTACGCAACAGCAACAGTTCCGGTGAGGACGCCCGCGGGCGTCCCGGTGAGGACCGCCTTGACCTCCAGGAGGCCCATGTGAGTCTCGGAGACCTCAAAACGTTCCCGCTGCAATTGCAGGCCGGCCGCATGGAGCTGAGCTACGGGGACGAACGCCTCATCGGCCGCTCCGACTGGGGCAACATCACACGGTCGTTTGATGCGGTGCGCCTGCGGTTCCAGGAGGACTCGTTCTGGGCCGATGCCTTCGTCAGCCGCGTGGTCGTGCCCCGCGATGGCCGCTTCAACCAATCCAACGAAAAAGACCACTTCTGGGGGTTGTACGGCGGGGTCAAGAAGTTGTTCCCCTGGCAGGACCTCGAAGTCTACTTCCTGGGCCGGAACACGGACGCGCCCAACCGTGCCCGGGTCGGTTCCCGCGACATCTACACCGTCGGCGTCCGCGCCGTGTCGCCCAGGAACTCCCTGGGCAACTGGGATTACGCGATCGAGGCCCTGCACCAGTTCGGCAACATCACCCAGAGCGGCCGTCAACGCGATCAGGACGCTTGGGCGGCCACCGTGGCCGCAGGTTATACGTGGAAGGACACCTGGGGGACACCTCGTCTGGGATTCGAATACAACTTCTCCACCGGTGACAGCGATCCCAACGACGGCAAAAGCCAAACCCTCGACAATCTGTTCCCGACCAACCACAAGCTCTACGGGATCATGGATGTCGTCGGCTGGCGTAACATCCACAACCCCATGGCCCGCCTGCAGGTCAAACCTGCACCAACTCTGACCGTCAACGTGGACTACATGTTCTTCTGGTTGGCCGACACCGCCGACTACTTCTATCCGCAGTCGGGCTCCGGTAGGAATGGGCTCGGGTACGGACGCAACGCTTCCTACGACAGTTTCGTGGGATCCGAGCTCGATGTGGACGTGATCTGGTC
Protein-coding regions in this window:
- a CDS encoding alginate export family protein, which encodes MKMRTTPAGPAPLAGMARLLVPGCLGLLLPLTAAGQAAPGKSSTLINGWLQQQSTLWKDWDIGGEARARVETYENASPASPAADFQASGVDNDDTFILTREKFHVGYQHSWFRFYTEVRNSNSSGEDARGRPGEDRLDLQEAHVSLGDLKTFPLQLQAGRMELSYGDERLIGRSDWGNITRSFDAVRLRFQEDSFWADAFVSRVVVPRDGRFNQSNEKDHFWGLYGGVKKLFPWQDLEVYFLGRNTDAPNRARVGSRDIYTVGVRAVSPRNSLGNWDYAIEALHQFGNITQSGRQRDQDAWAATVAAGYTWKDTWGTPRLGFEYNFSTGDSDPNDGKSQTLDNLFPTNHKLYGIMDVVGWRNIHNPMARLQVKPAPTLTVNVDYMFFWLADTADYFYPQSGSGRNGLGYGRNASYDSFVGSELDVDVIWSAARWLNLRAGYSHFFTGDYIDQSKRAVGGSKDADWAYVQATVVF